A genomic window from Nicotiana sylvestris chromosome 11, ASM39365v2, whole genome shotgun sequence includes:
- the LOC138881599 gene encoding uncharacterized protein has protein sequence MSFLGRLNYISRFIAQSTVICEPIFRMLKKDAATKWIDDCQKAFDRIKEYLSTPPVLVSLEPRRPLLLYLAVLDRAFGCVLGQYDEIGEKDQAIYYLSKKFTPYEARMLKKDAATKWIDDCQKAFDRIKEYLSTPPVLVSLEPRRPILLYLAVLDRAFGCVLGQYDEIGEKDQAIYYLSKKFTPYEARMLKKDIATKWIDDCQKAFDRIKEYLSTPSVLVSPEPGRPLLLYLAELRKRFTKTKFQHIPRVQNEFADALATLSSIIQHPNTNSIDPIPVKIHDQSAYCTHIEEEADGKPWFHDIKEYLTTREYPELTNAT, from the exons atgagtttcctgggaagactcaactatatcagtcggttcatagctcagtccacggtcatttgtgaacctatcttcagaATGCTGAaaaaggacgctgctaccaagtggattgatgattgtcagaaagcttttgacagaatcaaggaatacctgtcaacgccgccggtcttggTTTCGCTTGAGCCaagaagacccctattgctttaccttgcggtattggatagagcattcggttgtgttctgggacaataTGATGAAATAGGGGAAAAGgatcaagccatctactatctcagtaagaagttcacaccgtacgaggctcg aATGCTGAaaaaggacgctgctaccaagtggattgatgattgtcagaaagcttttgacagaatcaaggaatacctgtcaacgccgccggtcttggTTTCGCTTGAGCCAAGAAGACCcatattgctttaccttgcggtattggatagagcattcggttgtgttctgggacaataTGATGAAATAGGGGAAAAGgatcaagccatctactatctcagtaagaagttcacaccgtacgaggctcg aATGCTGAAAAAGGACATTGCTACCAAGTGGattgatgattgtcagaaagcttttgacagaatcaaggaatacctgtcaactcCGTCGGTCTTGGTTtcgcctgagccaggaagacccctattgctttaccttgcg gagttgaggaaaaggttcacaaagacaaaaTTTCAGCACATCCCTAGAGTCCAaaatgagtttgctgatgcattagctactttatcatcCATCATCCAGCATCCAAATACAAattccattgatcccatcccagtaaagattcatgatcagtcGGCTTATTGCACCCAcattgaggaagaagcggatggaaaaccatggttccatgacatcaaggagtacttgacaacaagGGAATATCCAGAACTTACCAACGCTACTTAG